A single Comamonas sp. NLF-1-9 DNA region contains:
- a CDS encoding DJ-1/PfpI family protein: MAAKKILMVCGDYGEDYETMVPFQALLAVGHQVDAVCPDKKAGQQIKTAIHDFEGAQTYSEKPGHNFTLNASFDQVRAQDYDALVVPGGRGPEYLRTYPAVVAAVRHFFDAGKPVASICHGAQLLAGAGVLKGRTCSAYPACRAEVELAGGTYADIAVDQAVTDGNLVSAPAWPAHPAWIGQFLKLLGTRIEL; encoded by the coding sequence ATGGCGGCGAAGAAGATACTGATGGTCTGCGGCGACTACGGCGAGGACTACGAAACCATGGTGCCCTTCCAGGCGCTGCTGGCCGTGGGTCACCAGGTGGATGCGGTGTGCCCGGACAAGAAGGCCGGCCAGCAGATCAAGACCGCGATCCACGACTTCGAGGGCGCGCAGACCTACAGCGAAAAGCCGGGCCACAACTTCACGCTGAACGCCAGCTTCGACCAGGTGCGCGCGCAGGACTACGACGCGCTGGTGGTGCCCGGCGGGCGCGGGCCGGAATATCTGCGCACCTACCCGGCGGTGGTCGCTGCCGTGCGTCACTTTTTCGACGCCGGCAAACCGGTGGCCTCGATCTGCCACGGCGCGCAGCTGCTGGCCGGGGCGGGGGTGCTCAAGGGGCGCACCTGTTCGGCCTATCCGGCTTGCCGTGCCGAGGTCGAGCTGGCCGGCGGCACCTATGCCGACATCGCCGTCGATCAGGCGGTGACCGACGGCAACCTCGTCTCGGCCCCGGCCTGGCCCGCGCATCCGGCGTGGATCGGCCAGTTCCTGAAGCTGCTGGGCACGCGCATCGAGCTTTGA
- a CDS encoding TrkH family potassium uptake protein, whose amino-acid sequence MKDLAIVARVLGMLLCMFSAALALPLVVSLAQQDGLWRLYAASGLMIAACGGALWWRLRRQSRDLLPRHGIILVTLSWVVLPLAASLPLWLALAWAGHVLSFTHVYFEAVSALTTTGATVIEGQDALPLSLNIWRTFLQWIGGMGILIMAMAVLPMLRVGGSQLFRAEAAGPIKDTKLTPRITETANGMWGVYLAISAVCALAFWLAGMQPMDALMHMFTTMSLGGLSPHDASFAWFDSPLLEAVALVFMVLASCNFTLYFVALRRGKWFALWRDPEARATVIALLGGGLLVSLILWAKGVYAPLDALRYGMFHTVSVATTTGFASVDYPHWPVFVPVFLLLLSGVATSAGSTGGGIKMVRMLILIKQARRELTRLVHPRAMQPVLLGRNVVDNRMIFSVLAFILVYGATVFVLVMALLLTDLDPLTAFSVVLSSVNCTGTGPGTLGMDVGYGQLSNFQMWICTLGMLLGRLEILSFVTLLSPAFWRG is encoded by the coding sequence ATGAAAGACCTGGCCATCGTCGCGCGCGTGCTGGGCATGCTGCTGTGCATGTTCTCGGCGGCGCTGGCGCTGCCGCTGGTGGTGTCGCTGGCGCAGCAGGACGGCCTGTGGCGGCTGTACGCCGCATCGGGTCTCATGATCGCGGCCTGCGGCGGCGCGCTGTGGTGGCGGCTGCGTCGCCAAAGCCGCGACCTGCTGCCGCGCCACGGCATCATCCTGGTGACGCTGTCCTGGGTGGTGCTGCCGCTGGCGGCCAGCCTGCCGCTGTGGCTGGCGCTGGCCTGGGCGGGGCACGTGCTGTCGTTCACGCACGTGTACTTCGAGGCGGTCTCTGCGCTCACTACCACCGGCGCGACGGTGATCGAGGGGCAGGACGCCTTGCCGCTGTCGCTCAACATCTGGCGCACCTTCTTGCAGTGGATAGGCGGCATGGGCATCCTCATCATGGCCATGGCGGTGCTGCCCATGCTGCGCGTGGGCGGCAGCCAACTGTTTCGCGCCGAAGCCGCGGGCCCGATCAAGGACACCAAGCTCACCCCGCGCATCACCGAAACCGCCAATGGCATGTGGGGTGTGTACCTGGCGATCTCGGCGGTCTGTGCGCTCGCCTTCTGGCTTGCCGGCATGCAGCCCATGGACGCGCTGATGCACATGTTCACCACCATGAGCCTGGGTGGCCTGTCACCGCACGACGCAAGCTTTGCCTGGTTCGATTCGCCGCTGCTCGAAGCGGTTGCGCTGGTCTTCATGGTGCTGGCCAGCTGCAACTTCACGCTGTACTTCGTGGCCCTGCGCCGGGGCAAGTGGTTTGCGCTGTGGCGCGACCCCGAGGCGCGCGCCACCGTCATCGCGCTGCTCGGCGGCGGGCTGCTGGTGTCCCTCATCCTCTGGGCCAAGGGGGTGTATGCGCCGCTGGACGCGCTGCGCTACGGCATGTTCCACACCGTCTCGGTGGCCACCACCACCGGTTTTGCCAGCGTGGACTATCCGCACTGGCCGGTGTTCGTGCCGGTGTTTCTGCTGCTCTTGTCGGGCGTGGCCACGAGCGCGGGCTCCACCGGCGGGGGCATCAAGATGGTGCGCATGCTGATCCTCATCAAGCAGGCGCGCCGCGAGCTCACCCGCCTGGTCCACCCGCGCGCCATGCAGCCGGTGCTGCTGGGGCGCAACGTGGTGGACAACCGCATGATCTTCTCGGTGCTGGCTTTCATCCTGGTGTATGGCGCCACGGTGTTCGTGCTGGTCATGGCGCTGCTGCTCACCGACCTCGATCCGCTGACCGCGTTTTCCGTCGTGCTCTCCAGCGTGAACTGCACCGGCACCGGCCCGGGCACGCTGGGCATGGACGTGGGCTATGGCCAGCTCAGCAATTTCCAGATGTGGATCTGCACCCTGGGCATGCTGCTCGGGCGGCTGGAGATCCTGAGCTTCGTCACGCTGCTCTCGCCAGCCTTCTGGCGCGGGTGA
- a CDS encoding Yip1 family protein: MNTIVSDAGARAALLKRVGDILLRPRETWPQIEAEDGSPAAIYKNYLVYLAAIPAVAGFIGYSLIGASVFGVTVRTPVAAGLVNMVVGYVLSLALAYVLTLIVNQLAPRFQARQDMGSAFKLVAYASTAGMLGGVFNLLPLLSMLGLLAALYSIYLVYTGIPVLMKAPQEKALGYTGAVVVCGVIVAIVAGLVMSVFTPASRGVGGGLAGAGSGESVTLKVPGTDITIDTRAIEAASRKMEAAQSKGDADAAAKAAGEAIGAALGLGGASQALEPQQLRAALPESLGKLARTAVEARSDSALGMKMSTASASYDADGQTVEITVRDVGASPALRMGLAAWSSSEVDSEKTDSVERVYRQGKTAIQERYAKDGSSAELAMLLPNGILLEASGAVGIEELKRHLLPMGKQLAAIARTPA; this comes from the coding sequence ATGAACACCATCGTCTCTGATGCCGGCGCCCGCGCCGCACTACTCAAGCGGGTCGGCGACATCCTGCTGCGCCCGCGTGAGACCTGGCCGCAGATCGAGGCCGAGGACGGCAGCCCGGCTGCCATCTACAAGAACTACCTCGTCTACCTCGCGGCCATTCCGGCCGTGGCCGGGTTCATCGGCTACAGCCTGATCGGCGCCAGCGTCTTCGGCGTCACTGTGCGCACGCCGGTTGCGGCGGGGCTGGTGAACATGGTGGTCGGCTATGTGCTCTCGCTCGCCTTGGCCTATGTGCTGACGCTGATCGTCAACCAGCTCGCGCCGCGCTTTCAGGCGCGCCAGGACATGGGCAGCGCCTTCAAGCTGGTGGCCTACGCGTCGACCGCGGGAATGCTCGGCGGCGTGTTCAATCTCTTGCCGCTGCTGTCGATGCTGGGGCTGCTGGCCGCGCTGTACTCCATCTATCTGGTCTATACCGGCATACCGGTACTGATGAAAGCGCCGCAAGAAAAGGCGCTGGGCTATACCGGCGCGGTGGTCGTCTGCGGGGTGATCGTCGCCATCGTCGCCGGCCTGGTCATGAGCGTGTTCACGCCGGCCAGCCGAGGGGTGGGCGGCGGCCTTGCGGGCGCGGGCAGCGGCGAATCGGTCACGCTGAAGGTACCCGGTACCGACATCACGATCGACACCCGCGCCATCGAAGCGGCCAGCCGCAAGATGGAAGCGGCCCAGAGCAAGGGCGACGCCGACGCGGCCGCCAAGGCCGCCGGCGAGGCCATTGGCGCCGCGCTCGGCCTGGGCGGCGCGAGCCAGGCGCTGGAGCCGCAGCAGCTGCGCGCGGCCCTGCCCGAGAGCCTGGGCAAGCTGGCGCGCACCGCCGTCGAAGCGCGTTCGGACAGCGCCCTGGGCATGAAGATGAGCACCGCCAGCGCCAGCTACGACGCCGACGGGCAGACAGTGGAGATCACGGTCAGGGACGTGGGCGCCTCGCCGGCCTTGCGCATGGGCCTGGCCGCCTGGTCGAGCTCGGAGGTGGACAGCGAAAAGACCGACAGCGTCGAGCGCGTCTATCGCCAGGGCAAGACCGCCATCCAGGAGCGCTATGCCAAGGACGGCAGCAGCGCCGAGCTGGCCATGCTGCTGCCCAACGGCATCTTGCTCGAGGCCAGCGGCGCCGTCGGCATCGAGGAGCTCAAGCGCCACCTGCTGCCCATGGGCAAGCAACTGGCGGCCATCGCGCGCACGCCCGCCTGA
- a CDS encoding glutamate-5-semialdehyde dehydrogenase: MNALNIAEYTETLGLQAKTAAALMASAPAAIKNKALRALARLLRAGGDLLERANAQDLAAAEAAGLAAPLLDRLRLTPKVIETCALGCEQLAAMPDIVGEIIGMTQQESGIRVGQMRVPIGVFCMIYESRPNVTIEAASLSIKSGNAAILRGGSEAIHSNRALAELVVRALQEAGLPGHGVQLVQTTDRTAVGRLIAMPQYVDVVIPRGGKGLIERISAEARVPVIKHLDGNCHSYVDEPCDLDLAVKVVDNAKTQKFSPCNATESLLVARGVAQDFLPRIGAVFAAKGVQMRCDADALQILKEKLPQTLAGQALEAINIEELLRPAQESDWSEEYLAPIISVKIVAGLDEAIAWINRYGSHHTDAILTTDQRHAQRFVREVDSASCMVNASTRFADGFEYGLGAEIGISTDKFHARGPVGIAGLTSLKWVVLGEGEVRS; encoded by the coding sequence ATGAATGCCCTGAACATCGCCGAGTACACCGAGACGCTGGGTTTACAGGCAAAAACGGCCGCAGCCCTTATGGCGTCTGCGCCAGCAGCTATCAAAAACAAGGCCTTGCGGGCGCTGGCGCGGCTGCTGCGCGCCGGTGGTGATCTGCTCGAGCGGGCCAATGCGCAAGATCTGGCCGCCGCCGAGGCGGCGGGCCTGGCCGCGCCCCTGCTGGACCGCCTGCGCCTCACGCCCAAGGTGATAGAGACCTGCGCGCTGGGCTGCGAACAGCTTGCCGCCATGCCCGACATCGTTGGCGAGATCATCGGCATGACGCAGCAGGAAAGCGGCATCCGCGTGGGCCAGATGCGCGTGCCCATCGGCGTGTTCTGCATGATCTACGAGAGCCGGCCCAACGTGACCATCGAGGCCGCGAGCCTGTCGATCAAGAGCGGCAACGCGGCCATCCTGCGCGGCGGCTCGGAGGCCATCCACTCCAATCGCGCGCTGGCCGAGCTGGTGGTGCGCGCCCTGCAGGAAGCGGGCCTGCCCGGGCACGGCGTGCAACTGGTGCAGACCACCGACCGCACCGCCGTCGGCCGGCTGATTGCCATGCCGCAATATGTGGATGTGGTGATACCGCGTGGCGGCAAGGGCTTGATAGAGCGCATCAGTGCCGAGGCGCGCGTGCCCGTGATCAAGCACCTGGACGGCAATTGCCACAGCTACGTGGACGAGCCCTGCGACCTGGACCTGGCCGTGAAGGTGGTGGACAACGCCAAGACGCAGAAATTCAGCCCCTGCAACGCCACCGAGAGCCTGCTGGTTGCGCGCGGGGTGGCGCAGGACTTTCTGCCGCGCATCGGCGCCGTGTTCGCGGCCAAGGGCGTGCAGATGCGCTGCGATGCGGATGCCTTGCAGATCTTGAAGGAAAAACTGCCGCAGACGCTTGCAGGACAAGCGCTGGAAGCTATCAATATTGAAGAACTGCTGCGGCCGGCGCAAGAGTCGGACTGGTCCGAGGAATACCTTGCGCCCATCATCAGCGTGAAGATCGTCGCGGGGTTGGACGAGGCGATCGCTTGGATCAACCGCTACGGCAGCCACCACACCGACGCCATCCTGACTACCGACCAGCGCCACGCCCAGCGCTTCGTGCGCGAGGTCGATTCGGCCAGCTGCATGGTCAACGCCAGCACGCGCTTTGCCGATGGTTTCGAGTACGGCCTGGGCGCGGAAATCGGCATCAGCACCGACAAATTCCATGCGCGCGGGCCGGTCGGCATCGCGGGCCTGACCTCGCTCAAGTGGGTGGTGCTGGGCGAGGGCGAGGTGCGCAGCTAG
- a CDS encoding ribbon-helix-helix domain-containing protein encodes MCQIFISADPQLYDSRARSVRLHGVATSLRLENFFWQVLEEIAGRDGLSVPQLCTRLYDELVQERGAVDNFTSFLRVCCGRYLALQLAGGIPADTRVAIRSLNPQAVLARERPRHAALQPRMQSGLRRRAGLPEHGQSVAL; translated from the coding sequence ATGTGCCAGATTTTCATCAGCGCAGACCCGCAGCTCTACGACAGCCGCGCGCGCTCGGTGCGCCTGCATGGGGTGGCAACCAGCTTGCGGCTGGAAAATTTCTTCTGGCAGGTGCTCGAAGAGATAGCCGGGCGCGACGGCCTGTCGGTGCCGCAGTTGTGCACCCGGCTCTACGACGAGCTGGTGCAGGAGCGCGGCGCGGTGGACAACTTCACCTCCTTCCTGCGCGTGTGCTGCGGGCGCTACCTGGCACTGCAACTGGCGGGCGGCATTCCGGCGGACACGCGGGTCGCGATCCGCAGCCTGAACCCGCAGGCGGTGCTGGCGCGCGAGCGCCCTCGGCACGCGGCGCTGCAGCCGCGCATGCAGAGCGGATTGCGCCGGCGCGCCGGGCTGCCTGAGCACGGCCAGAGCGTGGCGCTTTGA
- a CDS encoding SDR family oxidoreductase produces the protein MPSTVFITGCSSGIGAAAVRHFAAQGWNVAATLREPGKAKFGAPARCIETFALDVTLPASVNAAVAQAQRRFGRIDVLINNAGYGLFGPFETATPELVRRQFATNVEGVFAVTRAVLPGMRVQASGVIINIASLSGLVAMPLYSLYAASKYAVVGFSESLSHELAPLGIRVKVFAPGAVDTDFSGRSLARTWDGDGGPYAPAIASVQAVFAANRAGGGAASTPEALARALYAAATDGSAQVRYVVGADAEEVLRARQQLGDEALLAGLRQRFGLAA, from the coding sequence ATGCCATCTACCGTTTTCATCACCGGTTGCTCCTCCGGCATCGGCGCGGCCGCCGTGCGCCACTTTGCCGCCCAGGGCTGGAACGTGGCGGCAACGCTGCGCGAGCCGGGAAAAGCGAAGTTCGGCGCGCCGGCGAGGTGCATCGAAACCTTCGCGCTGGACGTGACGCTGCCCGCCTCGGTCAATGCGGCGGTGGCGCAGGCGCAGCGGCGCTTCGGGCGCATCGACGTGCTGATCAACAACGCCGGCTACGGCCTGTTCGGGCCGTTCGAGACCGCTACGCCCGAGCTCGTGCGGCGCCAGTTCGCGACCAATGTGGAGGGCGTATTCGCCGTCACCCGCGCGGTGCTGCCGGGCATGCGCGTGCAGGCCAGCGGGGTGATCATCAACATCGCCTCGCTCTCGGGGCTGGTGGCGATGCCGCTGTATTCGCTGTATGCGGCCTCCAAGTACGCGGTGGTCGGGTTTTCAGAATCGCTCAGCCATGAGCTTGCGCCGCTGGGCATCCGCGTGAAGGTGTTTGCACCGGGCGCGGTGGATACCGATTTTTCCGGGCGCTCGCTGGCGCGCACCTGGGACGGCGACGGCGGGCCGTACGCGCCCGCCATCGCCAGCGTGCAGGCGGTGTTTGCCGCCAACCGCGCGGGGGGCGGCGCGGCGTCGACCCCCGAGGCGCTGGCCCGCGCCCTGTACGCCGCCGCGACCGACGGCAGCGCCCAGGTGCGCTATGTGGTGGGCGCGGACGCCGAGGAGGTGCTGCGCGCGCGCCAGCAGCTGGGGGACGAGGCCTTGCTGGCCGGCCTGCGCCAGCGCTTTGGCCTGGCCGCCTGA
- the trkA gene encoding Trk system potassium transporter TrkA has protein sequence MKILIVGAGRVGAGVAESLVSEKNDITVVDRDADGLRELQQRLDLRGVVGSGTDPLVLAEAGARDTDLLIACAAQDEVNLVCCKLAWMLFNIPTRIARVRARAYEDGSALLSKEGFAVDHILCPEDLLTRYIGLLVQYPEALQVREFAGGRACLVSARARMGAPAVGVQIKTLREQMPEVAMRIVAIYRRFTEGPDRFVPCDGDTFIEPGDEVFVLAGRQRIAQVLAALHRRQDQPAQPVRRIMVAGASSVGERLAQELASQQGRFHIKIIEENAERCQQLAARVPEGVLVLHGEASDESLLEEEGVQETDLFLSLSDDEEDNIMASLLAKRMGARRVLALINRHTYADLMHGTQIDIALSPTQTILGELLTYVRRGDVQAVHSLRRGVAEALEVVVRGDRKTSRVVGRRVQDLSLPPEVHIGLIVRGLPDPEAPPPAEDEAPRTLPPSEPEIIIPRSHTVLESNDHVVFFLPRKRLVRQVEELFRVRATFF, from the coding sequence ATGAAGATTCTCATCGTCGGGGCCGGCCGCGTGGGCGCGGGCGTGGCCGAAAGCCTGGTGTCGGAGAAGAACGACATCACCGTGGTGGACCGCGACGCCGACGGCCTGCGCGAACTGCAACAGCGCCTGGACTTGCGCGGCGTGGTCGGCAGTGGCACCGACCCGCTGGTGCTGGCCGAAGCGGGCGCGCGCGACACCGACCTGCTCATCGCCTGCGCGGCGCAAGACGAGGTCAACCTGGTGTGCTGCAAGCTCGCCTGGATGCTGTTCAACATCCCCACGCGCATCGCCCGGGTGCGTGCCCGCGCCTATGAGGACGGCAGCGCGCTGCTGTCCAAGGAGGGCTTTGCGGTGGACCACATCCTCTGCCCCGAAGATCTGCTCACGCGCTACATCGGCCTGCTGGTGCAATACCCCGAGGCGCTGCAGGTGCGCGAATTTGCCGGCGGGCGCGCCTGCCTGGTGTCGGCGCGCGCGCGCATGGGCGCGCCGGCGGTGGGCGTGCAGATCAAGACGCTGCGCGAGCAGATGCCCGAGGTGGCCATGCGCATCGTCGCCATCTACCGGCGCTTTACCGAGGGGCCGGACCGCTTCGTGCCCTGCGACGGCGACACCTTCATCGAACCGGGCGACGAGGTTTTCGTGCTTGCCGGGCGCCAGCGCATCGCGCAGGTGCTGGCCGCGCTGCACCGGCGCCAGGACCAGCCGGCCCAGCCGGTGCGCCGCATCATGGTGGCCGGCGCCTCCAGCGTGGGCGAGCGCCTGGCGCAGGAGCTCGCCAGCCAGCAGGGGCGCTTTCACATCAAGATCATCGAAGAGAACGCCGAGCGTTGCCAGCAACTGGCGGCGCGCGTGCCCGAGGGCGTGCTGGTGCTGCACGGCGAAGCCTCGGACGAGTCGCTGCTGGAAGAGGAGGGCGTGCAGGAGACCGACCTCTTCCTCTCGCTGTCCGACGACGAGGAGGACAACATCATGGCCAGCCTGCTGGCCAAGCGCATGGGCGCGCGCCGCGTGCTGGCGCTGATCAACCGCCACACCTACGCCGACCTGATGCACGGCACGCAGATCGACATCGCGCTCTCGCCCACGCAGACCATCCTGGGCGAGCTGCTCACCTATGTGCGCCGCGGCGACGTGCAGGCGGTGCACAGCCTGCGCCGCGGCGTGGCCGAGGCGCTGGAGGTGGTGGTGCGCGGTGACCGCAAGACCTCGCGCGTGGTCGGGCGGCGGGTGCAGGACTTGTCGCTGCCGCCCGAGGTGCACATCGGCCTGATCGTGCGCGGCCTGCCCGACCCCGAAGCGCCGCCGCCCGCCGAGGACGAGGCCCCGCGCACCCTGCCCCCGAGCGAGCCCGAAATCATCATTCCGCGCAGCCACACCGTGCTCGAGAGCAACGACCATGTGGTCTTCTTCCTGCCGCGCAAACGCCTGGTGCGGCAGGTGGAAGAGCTGTTTCGCGTGCGCGCCACTTTCTTCTGA